A genomic region of Alicyclobacillus sp. SO9 contains the following coding sequences:
- the cdd gene encoding cytidine deaminase: MNKRESKRIVASEETVESKRQVREINKDESGESEESHESKGSLSASDPSLHLLHEAESALKKAYVPYSHFPVGAAVQLANGQVFTGCNIENASYSLTNCAERTAVFTAIMNGLSRDNPPVALAVTAQSNVPVAPCGACRQVLAEFCPPSMPVYLSNVNGDTKFTTVGDLLPYAFDSSQME; this comes from the coding sequence ATGAATAAAAGGGAGAGCAAGAGAATCGTCGCGAGCGAGGAAACAGTGGAGAGCAAGCGTCAGGTTCGGGAAATCAACAAGGATGAGTCAGGAGAGTCAGAAGAGTCACATGAATCAAAGGGATCCCTCAGTGCATCAGACCCGTCTTTGCACTTGCTCCACGAAGCAGAATCAGCTCTTAAAAAGGCATATGTTCCCTATTCCCATTTTCCTGTTGGCGCCGCTGTGCAATTGGCAAATGGTCAAGTGTTCACGGGATGCAACATCGAAAATGCTTCTTACTCACTGACAAATTGTGCTGAGCGTACCGCTGTGTTCACTGCAATCATGAATGGACTATCTCGTGATAATCCTCCAGTAGCGCTGGCGGTCACAGCACAAAGCAATGTACCAGTGGCCCCCTGCGGCGCTTGCAGGCAGGTTCTTGCTGAATTTTGTCCTCCGAGCATGCCTGTCTATTTGAGCAATGTTAACGGTGACACAAAGTTTACAACTGTAGGAGACCTGCTTCCGTACGCCTTTGACAGCAGTCAGATGGAGTGA